A region from the Gavia stellata isolate bGavSte3 chromosome 2, bGavSte3.hap2, whole genome shotgun sequence genome encodes:
- the LOC104257626 gene encoding glutathione S-transferase 3 has translation MAGNPKLYYFDGRGKMESIRWLLAAAGVEFEEEFLETREQYEKLLQGGSLLFQQVPMVEIDGMKMVQTRAILSYIAAKYNLYGKDLKERALIDMYVGGTDDLMGFILMFPFLSAEDKEKQRAVIVQKATSRYFPAYEKVLKDHGQDFLVGNNFSWADVHLLEAILMVEEKKSDVLSGFPQLQAFKARISSIPTIKKFLEPGSQRKPVPDDKYVETVRRVLRMYYDIKAN, from the exons ATGGCTGGAAACCCGAAACTTTACTACTTTGATGGAAGAGGCAAGATGGAGTCAATTCGCTGGCTGTTAGCTGCAGCTGGGGTCGAG TTTGAAGAAGAGTTTTTGGAAACCCGAGAGCAGTATGAGAAGCTCCTGCAAG GTGGATCCCTGCTATTTCAGCAAGTGCCCATGGTGGAGATTGATGGGATGAAGATGGTGCAGACCAGAGCCATCCTCAGCTACATAGCAGCAAAGTACAATCTCTATGGGAAGGACCTGAAGGAGAGAGCCCT gATTGATATGTATGTTGGAGGAACTGATGACCTTATGGGCTTCATTTTGATGTTCCCGTTCTTATCAGCTGAAGATAAAGAGAAACAACGTGCTGTTATAGTTCAAAAGGCGACAAGCAGGTATTTCCCAGCATATGAAAAG GTTTTGAAAGACCATGGGCAGGACTTTCTTGTTGGCAACAATTTTAGCTGGGCAGATGTTCATCTTCTTGAAGCCATTTTAATGGTAGAAGAGAAGAAGTCGGACGTGCTCTCAGGCTTTCCTCAGTTACAG GCATTTAAAGCAAGGATAAGCAGCATCCCCACAATCAAGAAATTTCTAGAGCCAGGAAGCCAGAGGAAACCTGTTCCTGATGATAAATACGTGGAGACTGTGAGGAGAGTTCTCCGCATGTATTATGACATAAAAGCGAATTAG